In the Chroococcidiopsis sp. SAG 2025 genome, one interval contains:
- a CDS encoding DUF4105 domain-containing protein, with amino-acid sequence MLRYFRWKVVTATALSALSFFTSTPPVLAQSGNARPSQPSNNKSCICDPKDPFDPQSRMPKGAFKGQCLSCEQRSVRMLSSREAALYKPASGTMLFANFKHKGKYWVAQIPKNAVEDAIFQIQYFNVLRSPYSAHGQIRFRLKPGREAILIPQSVGDKRQKAIRMRDFIYSANAIWLRSGVWDPVSGLVDFYAVAHEIVGLEDRIQDAVKYPFTDRIEQIRLALTLQQKQQLLFNVIMQGDRDRTNLMYDTLKRNCTTESLRAIDRTTGYQPKSPQEKQEYFLGIPTGPELNEALSNQNLTPETLNQLLTEQIQKLPAVQLPTPPLDAIVRRGLVDPRKMPNLEAEFATEFSSRKR; translated from the coding sequence ATGCTACGATATTTTCGCTGGAAAGTAGTAACAGCAACGGCATTGTCAGCACTTTCATTTTTTACTTCTACACCACCAGTATTAGCTCAATCAGGCAATGCACGACCGTCTCAACCTAGTAATAATAAAAGTTGTATTTGCGACCCTAAAGATCCTTTTGATCCTCAGTCGAGAATGCCAAAAGGAGCCTTTAAAGGTCAGTGTTTGAGCTGCGAACAACGCTCTGTGAGAATGCTCTCCTCTAGGGAAGCTGCACTATATAAGCCTGCGTCAGGAACGATGTTGTTTGCTAACTTCAAACACAAGGGTAAGTACTGGGTAGCTCAGATTCCCAAAAATGCTGTAGAAGATGCCATCTTTCAAATTCAATATTTTAATGTTTTACGCAGTCCGTATAGCGCTCACGGACAAATTCGTTTTCGTCTCAAACCAGGTCGCGAAGCAATTTTAATTCCACAATCTGTAGGAGATAAGAGACAAAAAGCAATTCGGATGCGGGATTTTATTTATTCTGCTAATGCTATCTGGTTACGATCGGGTGTATGGGATCCCGTTTCAGGATTAGTTGATTTTTATGCTGTAGCCCATGAAATAGTTGGTTTAGAAGATAGAATTCAAGATGCTGTTAAGTATCCATTTACCGATCGAATCGAACAGATTAGGCTGGCATTAACTCTGCAACAAAAACAACAATTGTTGTTCAATGTCATTATGCAAGGCGATCGCGATCGCACTAACCTTATGTACGATACTCTCAAGCGGAATTGTACGACGGAATCTCTTCGAGCGATCGATCGCACGACTGGTTATCAACCCAAATCGCCACAAGAAAAACAAGAATATTTTCTCGGTATTCCCACGGGACCAGAACTCAACGAAGCTCTATCAAATCAAAATTTAACTCCCGAAACCTTGAATCAGTTGTTAACAGAGCAAATTCAAAAGCTACCAGCAGTTCAGTTGCCAACCCCTCCTTTAGATGCGATTGTCCGACGCGGACTTGTAGACCCTCGTAAAATGCCAAATTTAGAAGCAGAATTTGCTACTGAATTCAGCAGTCGAAAACGTTAA
- a CDS encoding GNAT family N-acetyltransferase: MIIREANIHDVQAIARVHVDTWYTTYKGIVPESYLAKISYQQRENAWQKIIEATMSSSQFIYVAENDSRQIIGFANGGKERTGDRTYKGELYAIYILAAYQRQEIGYKLILSVVDKLSDLGFNSMLVWVLANNPACGFYENIGGQKVYEKQIERGRVMLKETAYGWQDITTVRDRIHHY; this comes from the coding sequence ATGATTATACGAGAAGCCAATATACATGACGTACAAGCGATCGCACGGGTACATGTAGATACTTGGTATACGACATATAAAGGAATTGTCCCAGAGTCGTATCTAGCTAAAATCTCTTACCAACAGCGAGAGAACGCTTGGCAAAAAATTATAGAAGCTACGATGAGTAGCAGCCAATTTATTTATGTAGCTGAAAATGATTCGAGACAAATCATTGGTTTTGCTAACGGTGGAAAAGAACGCACTGGCGATCGCACTTACAAAGGTGAGTTATATGCCATATACATTTTAGCAGCATACCAGCGTCAGGAAATTGGATACAAATTAATCCTATCTGTTGTGGATAAACTATCTGACTTAGGATTTAACTCAATGTTGGTTTGGGTATTAGCAAATAACCCTGCTTGCGGGTTTTATGAAAATATTGGTGGACAAAAAGTATACGAAAAACAAATTGAAAGAGGCAGGGTAATGTTAAAAGAAACTGCCTATGGATGGCAGGATATAACAACTGTACGCGATCGCATTCACCACTATTAA
- a CDS encoding lipase family protein, which yields MKSLPKNTNIFLTRVALCWGLLGISQPLNAQSPANTANLIPNVRSAQFEQLCLQRSVACADIGKAAHLTTNLIYQLFDTERTKNPTQRANVVNQIARLYEAKSINVVNKRLKLSDFFIVKKDRVFGGYAILIRQLGKHQTGRRKLSYVIAFKGTYVGLEDPNDLAANVAGLPVNLYGNAAVLIHEGFKNYAGSVFADAKSKELVAEILRWQKQPNTDIEVLITGHSLGGTAILYAAMLADAGILPKNMRIIVFGTPAFTQQNFQQRYPTLVSRITRVETEGDFLSYEKPGLMRPIYDTLSYIPLGKPMKATAPEEYRELMEEREIVLKQYQASSSQESRANYLNVMKKVITMQSNIHVYGYRYFYEYYRRTQGANLTRSGSR from the coding sequence ATGAAATCTCTACCAAAAAATACAAATATTTTTTTAACAAGAGTTGCATTATGTTGGGGATTGCTCGGTATCTCTCAGCCACTAAATGCTCAATCTCCTGCCAATACAGCAAATCTTATTCCTAATGTTAGATCTGCACAATTTGAACAATTGTGTTTACAGCGCTCTGTAGCCTGTGCGGATATTGGCAAAGCTGCTCATCTGACCACAAATTTAATTTATCAGTTGTTTGACACTGAAAGAACAAAAAACCCGACTCAGCGTGCTAACGTTGTTAATCAGATCGCTCGATTATATGAAGCCAAAAGCATTAATGTAGTCAACAAAAGATTAAAACTCTCTGATTTTTTCATTGTGAAAAAAGATAGAGTTTTTGGCGGGTATGCAATTTTAATTCGGCAGCTAGGAAAGCACCAGACAGGAAGAAGAAAACTTTCTTATGTTATTGCCTTTAAAGGAACTTACGTAGGATTGGAAGATCCCAACGACTTAGCTGCGAACGTAGCGGGATTACCAGTTAATCTGTATGGAAATGCGGCAGTTTTGATCCACGAAGGATTTAAAAACTATGCTGGTTCGGTTTTTGCAGATGCAAAATCAAAAGAATTAGTAGCTGAAATTTTACGCTGGCAAAAACAGCCTAATACGGATATTGAAGTTTTAATTACCGGACATAGTTTAGGTGGGACGGCAATTCTATATGCTGCCATGCTAGCAGATGCAGGAATTTTACCTAAGAATATGAGAATTATAGTTTTTGGTACGCCTGCATTTACGCAACAAAACTTTCAACAGCGATATCCAACCCTGGTTTCGAGAATAACTAGGGTTGAGACTGAAGGAGATTTTCTTAGCTATGAAAAGCCAGGGTTGATGCGACCAATTTATGATACTCTCAGTTATATTCCTTTAGGGAAGCCCATGAAAGCTACAGCTCCTGAAGAATACAGAGAATTAATGGAAGAAAGAGAGATAGTCTTAAAACAGTATCAAGCTTCCTCTTCTCAAGAATCAAGAGCTAATTATCTCAATGTTATGAAAAAAGTCATTACGATGCAGTCAAATATTCATGTGTATGGCTATCGATACTTTTATGAATATTATCGCAGAACTCAAGGTGCTAATTTAACTAGAAGTGGTAGTCGCTAA
- a CDS encoding TIGR03792 family protein, producing the protein MVIEFLKFKVTPELREKFIQKDAEIWTTALSRYPGFLSKEVWIEPNAPMEVAIIIRWATREQWKSIPIEQLDKIDAKFAQQMGKTYELIQSSEYQVRKFPQS; encoded by the coding sequence GTGGTTATCGAGTTTCTCAAGTTTAAAGTCACTCCTGAATTAAGGGAGAAATTTATCCAAAAAGATGCAGAAATTTGGACAACAGCACTATCTCGCTATCCTGGATTTCTCAGTAAAGAGGTTTGGATAGAACCCAACGCACCAATGGAGGTTGCGATAATTATTCGTTGGGCAACGCGAGAACAATGGAAATCTATCCCTATCGAGCAACTCGACAAGATTGATGCTAAGTTTGCCCAGCAGATGGGGAAAACCTACGAGTTGATTCAGTCATCCGAGTATCAAGTCCGCAAGTTTCCTCAGTCATAA
- a CDS encoding deoxyribodipyrimidine photo-lyase: MSDLILFWHRRDLRISDNTGLAAARQRSQKVVGVFCLDPNILERDDVAPVRVTYMIGCLQQLQQRYAQVGSQLLILQGEPREAIPALATALRAKAVFWNWDVEPYSQVRDRTVIESLKEKDIQVLEENWDQILHSPDDIFTGSNQPYTVFTPFWRNWSSKPKAAPAEALKDVEGLSEQELQIAQQAGAIALPTAKDLGFNWENGLVIEPGEAAARERLEQFCHRAIEEYKEQRNFPAYDGTSQLSAALKFGAIGIRRVWAATVEAMDNTRSDEAQTSIRAWQQELAWREFYQHAMYHFPELEQGAYRQQFKNFPYENNEEYFQAWCEGRTGYPIVDAAMRQMNNIGWMHNRCRMIVANFLTKDLLIDPRLGEKYFYQRLIDGDLSANNGGWQWSASSGMDPKPIRIFNPASQAQKFDPEGEYIREWLPELRSFDTEELLSGNISKRARAAVDYPNPIVDHKIQQRQFKVIYQQQKEL; encoded by the coding sequence ATGTCTGACCTCATCCTCTTCTGGCATCGTCGCGATTTGCGGATTTCTGACAACACCGGACTAGCTGCGGCAAGGCAACGAAGTCAAAAGGTCGTAGGAGTATTCTGCCTCGACCCCAATATTTTAGAACGAGATGATGTCGCTCCCGTGCGAGTTACGTACATGATAGGCTGTTTGCAGCAACTACAGCAGCGTTACGCTCAAGTTGGCAGCCAATTATTAATTTTGCAAGGCGAACCCCGTGAAGCCATTCCAGCGCTGGCTACTGCCCTGAGAGCAAAAGCTGTATTCTGGAACTGGGATGTAGAACCATATTCTCAGGTACGCGATCGCACTGTCATAGAAAGCTTAAAAGAAAAAGACATCCAAGTTTTAGAAGAGAATTGGGATCAGATTTTACATTCCCCAGACGATATTTTTACAGGTTCCAACCAACCATATACCGTATTTACTCCCTTCTGGCGGAATTGGAGTAGCAAACCGAAAGCTGCACCCGCAGAAGCATTAAAAGATGTAGAAGGGTTGTCAGAACAAGAATTACAAATTGCACAACAAGCAGGCGCGATCGCCCTACCGACTGCAAAAGATTTAGGATTTAATTGGGAAAATGGCTTAGTTATCGAACCAGGAGAAGCAGCAGCACGAGAGAGATTAGAACAATTCTGCCATCGGGCGATCGAAGAGTATAAAGAACAGCGAAATTTTCCTGCTTATGATGGGACATCTCAACTAAGTGCAGCATTAAAATTTGGTGCGATCGGTATTCGTAGAGTTTGGGCTGCTACAGTTGAGGCAATGGACAATACTCGTAGCGATGAAGCACAGACGAGTATTCGCGCTTGGCAGCAGGAACTTGCATGGCGAGAATTTTATCAACACGCCATGTATCATTTCCCCGAACTCGAACAAGGCGCATATCGACAACAATTTAAGAATTTTCCTTACGAAAATAACGAAGAATATTTTCAAGCTTGGTGTGAAGGTAGAACGGGTTATCCAATTGTCGATGCAGCAATGCGACAGATGAATAATATTGGGTGGATGCATAATCGTTGTCGCATGATCGTCGCAAATTTTCTCACCAAAGACTTACTCATCGATCCGAGATTGGGAGAAAAATATTTTTATCAAAGACTAATTGACGGGGATCTTTCAGCTAACAATGGCGGTTGGCAGTGGAGTGCTTCAAGTGGCATGGACCCCAAACCAATTAGAATTTTCAACCCTGCTAGTCAAGCCCAAAAATTCGATCCTGAAGGAGAATATATTCGCGAGTGGCTGCCAGAATTGCGCTCTTTTGACACAGAAGAGTTACTGAGTGGAAATATTTCAAAACGCGCTCGCGCTGCCGTAGACTATCCTAATCCAATCGTGGATCATAAAATTCAACAGCGACAGTTTAAAGTTATTTATCAACAGCAGAAAGAATTGTAG
- a CDS encoding Uma2 family endonuclease produces MVTTIQIKTYTVEEFLELDLPEGKTYELINGIIVPMVNPSGKHENLRSELLFTLKLENKRANLGLLIHPQPVLLLGRKDTHKPDLIVIKREDWNRQTQVEAVLREPPSIAIEIVGTNWEDDYRNKPIWYAAFGVQELWIIDPLFHLDKYPGRRNPKILQPTISVGQLVNSDSILTEKEYHFESFTGSDRIKSQFFPELNLTVAEIIAFGEGI; encoded by the coding sequence ATGGTTACTACTATTCAAATAAAAACTTATACAGTTGAAGAATTTCTCGAACTGGATCTACCAGAAGGAAAAACATACGAACTCATAAATGGCATTATAGTACCGATGGTAAATCCATCTGGAAAACATGAAAATTTGCGTAGCGAGTTATTGTTTACGCTGAAATTAGAAAATAAAAGGGCTAACTTAGGGTTACTCATTCATCCTCAACCAGTACTCCTACTAGGTAGGAAGGATACTCACAAGCCTGACTTAATTGTCATCAAACGCGAAGATTGGAATCGGCAAACTCAAGTAGAAGCAGTACTGAGAGAACCGCCTAGCATCGCAATTGAAATTGTTGGCACTAACTGGGAAGACGACTATAGAAACAAACCCATTTGGTATGCTGCTTTTGGTGTACAAGAACTATGGATTATCGATCCGCTATTTCATCTCGATAAATATCCAGGTAGAAGAAATCCGAAAATCTTGCAACCGACAATTTCTGTGGGACAACTGGTAAATTCTGACAGCATTTTGACAGAAAAAGAATACCACTTTGAAAGTTTTACAGGGAGCGATCGCATCAAATCTCAATTTTTTCCCGAGCTAAATTTAACTGTAGCTGAAATAATTGCCTTTGGAGAAGGAATCTAA
- a CDS encoding threo-3-hydroxy-L-aspartate ammonia-lyase — translation MSKTEAPIDTNIVTFADIEAAHQRLTGVANKTPVMTSRTVNELTQRQVFFKCENFQRMGAFKFRGAYNALSQLSEQQKRQGVLTFSSGNHAQAIALSGQLLNIPTTIVMPKDAPAVKLAATQGYGAEVLLYDRAKMTREELAAELCRERQLTFIHPYDRSQVIAGQGTTAKELIEEVGELDLLLVCCGGGGLLSGCAIATKTLSPQCRVIGVEPERADDATRSFHSKILHTVRNPDTIADGARTPSLGKVTFPLVLKYVDDMVTVSEDAIKRTMYFLWERMKIVVEPTGVLAAAALLEGAVAAPGARVGVVISGGNVDLQQAGAIFSFLAK, via the coding sequence ATGTCTAAAACAGAAGCTCCCATCGACACCAATATTGTCACCTTTGCAGATATCGAAGCAGCACACCAACGGTTGACAGGTGTTGCTAACAAAACTCCCGTAATGACTTCCAGAACGGTAAACGAACTGACGCAAAGACAAGTGTTTTTTAAGTGCGAAAATTTTCAACGGATGGGAGCATTTAAATTTCGGGGGGCGTATAATGCCTTGTCGCAGCTCTCAGAACAACAAAAACGGCAGGGTGTACTCACATTTTCTTCAGGAAATCACGCTCAGGCGATCGCACTTTCTGGTCAGTTACTCAACATTCCCACTACAATTGTCATGCCGAAGGATGCGCCAGCTGTGAAGTTAGCTGCTACGCAGGGTTATGGTGCAGAGGTACTGTTGTACGATCGCGCTAAAATGACAAGGGAAGAGTTAGCAGCCGAACTATGTCGGGAACGCCAACTCACTTTTATTCACCCCTACGACCGTTCTCAAGTTATCGCCGGACAGGGTACAACTGCGAAAGAATTAATCGAAGAAGTGGGAGAATTAGATTTACTCTTAGTTTGTTGTGGTGGTGGAGGTTTGTTATCGGGATGCGCGATCGCAACTAAAACACTTTCCCCGCAATGTAGAGTTATTGGTGTAGAACCGGAAAGAGCAGATGATGCGACGCGATCGTTTCATAGCAAAATCCTGCATACGGTTCGTAATCCCGATACAATTGCTGACGGCGCTCGAACTCCATCGTTAGGGAAGGTTACATTTCCTTTGGTTTTGAAATATGTAGATGACATGGTGACAGTTTCGGAAGATGCAATTAAACGCACCATGTATTTTTTGTGGGAAAGGATGAAAATTGTCGTCGAACCCACTGGAGTATTAGCCGCCGCGGCTTTATTGGAGGGTGCTGTTGCTGCACCAGGGGCGAGAGTTGGAGTGGTTATCAGCGGTGGTAATGTGGATTTACAACAAGCTGGAGCTATATTTTCTTTTTTAGCAAAATAG
- a CDS encoding AbrB/MazE/SpoVT family DNA-binding domain-containing protein: protein METTRLSSEGQVIIPKALRNIHGWEAGQKLIVIDTGDGILLKPKKPFPETTLQNVAGCLKYQGTPKSLSEMEDAIRQGVAEQWRGCS from the coding sequence ATGGAAACAACCCGCTTGTCAAGTGAAGGTCAAGTTATTATCCCAAAAGCGTTGCGCAATATTCATGGTTGGGAAGCAGGACAAAAATTGATTGTAATTGATACGGGTGATGGCATTCTGCTTAAACCTAAAAAGCCTTTCCCAGAAACAACATTGCAGAATGTTGCAGGATGTCTGAAATATCAAGGTACGCCTAAAAGTCTAAGTGAAATGGAAGATGCGATTCGTCAGGGTGTAGCGGAGCAGTGGCGTGGTTGCAGTTGA
- the purD gene encoding phosphoribosylamine--glycine ligase gives MKVLVVGNGGREHAIAWALLRSPQVEQVFCTPGNGGTATLSRCQNLPYSVDDFERIGQAVREQGIDLVVVGPEVPLAMGITDYLQAQGAMVFGPTKAGAQIEASKAWAKALMQKAGIPTAKAAVFTQESAAKDYVTAQGAPIVVKADGLAAGKGVIVAETVAQAHQALEAIFAGQFGDAGKFVVIEECLIGQEASVLALTDGITIRPLLPAQDHKRIGEGDTGENTGGMGVYAPAPLVTPELMARIEREVLQPAIATLRSRGIDYRGVLYAGLMIAPTGEFKVLEFNCRFGDPETQAILPLLETPLEELLVACCQQKLGELPPIAWKPGAAACVVAAAKGYPGAYEKGQVITGIESAQASGGCVFHAGTKAGVGSRESGVGKDDIPILTDGGRVLGVTGVGENFEQAIALAYDAIAQIHFDGIYYRRDIGYRIRNS, from the coding sequence GTGAAAGTTTTAGTCGTAGGTAATGGGGGCAGAGAACACGCGATCGCTTGGGCTTTGTTGCGATCGCCCCAGGTGGAACAGGTATTTTGTACTCCTGGTAATGGGGGAACGGCGACGCTGTCACGCTGTCAAAATTTGCCCTACTCCGTGGATGATTTTGAACGGATCGGTCAAGCAGTTCGAGAACAGGGGATCGATCTCGTGGTAGTGGGTCCAGAAGTTCCTCTGGCTATGGGAATTACAGATTATCTCCAAGCTCAAGGCGCAATGGTATTTGGTCCTACCAAAGCTGGGGCGCAAATTGAAGCAAGTAAAGCCTGGGCAAAAGCTTTGATGCAGAAAGCAGGAATTCCCACCGCTAAAGCTGCTGTATTTACCCAGGAATCTGCTGCTAAAGATTATGTCACCGCACAAGGAGCGCCCATAGTCGTCAAAGCTGATGGATTAGCCGCAGGCAAAGGCGTGATCGTAGCCGAAACAGTCGCACAGGCACATCAAGCTCTAGAAGCGATTTTCGCGGGGCAATTTGGCGACGCGGGTAAGTTCGTTGTCATTGAAGAATGCTTAATCGGACAAGAAGCCTCTGTATTGGCATTGACAGACGGAATAACGATTCGTCCCCTACTACCAGCCCAAGACCACAAACGCATCGGAGAAGGGGATACAGGCGAGAATACGGGCGGAATGGGAGTGTATGCCCCTGCTCCCCTGGTTACGCCAGAATTGATGGCAAGGATCGAACGAGAGGTATTACAGCCTGCAATCGCCACTTTACGCTCTAGAGGCATCGACTACCGAGGTGTATTATATGCAGGTTTGATGATTGCTCCTACAGGGGAATTTAAAGTTCTAGAATTCAACTGTCGCTTTGGCGATCCTGAAACCCAAGCTATTTTACCTTTACTGGAAACCCCCCTAGAAGAGTTACTCGTGGCTTGTTGTCAGCAAAAACTAGGTGAATTGCCTCCCATCGCCTGGAAGCCGGGAGCCGCCGCCTGTGTCGTCGCCGCCGCCAAAGGCTACCCAGGTGCATATGAAAAAGGTCAAGTCATCACAGGAATAGAATCAGCCCAGGCTTCGGGGGGTTGTGTATTTCATGCTGGGACTAAAGCGGGAGTTGGGAGTCGGGAGTCGGGAGTCGGGAAAGACGATATACCCATACTCACAGATGGAGGAAGGGTTTTAGGCGTAACTGGAGTAGGAGAGAATTTTGAGCAAGCGATCGCCCTTGCTTATGATGCGATTGCCCAAATCCATTTTGACGGCATCTACTATCGCCGCGACATCGGCTATAGAATTCGGAATTCGTAA
- the nblS gene encoding two-component system sensor histidine kinase NblS: protein MLAPLKTIREAIARWWFELTLPTKLMAAATLVVSLIVSGFTFWAVNTIQVDARVNETRFGRDLGLLLASNVAPLVAENNYTEVAQFSQRFYSSTSSVRYMLYADEAGKIFFGIPFWEPAVQNSLTIERRIQLPEDYAANSELPMVRQHRTPDGEVTDVFVPLNHEGKYLGVLAIGINPNPTVVTSSNLTRDVTIAVFVSIWVMVILGAVFNTLMITKPIKELLTGVKNIAAGNFQQRIDLPLGGELKELIFSFNEMAERLERYEEQNIEELTAEKAKLETLVSTIADGAILLDTNMQVILVNPTARRIFGWENGEVIGDSVLNHLPISVQAELNRPLYKIARGESESAEFRIPLSQPTMRTIRILLTTVLDQHRESIKGIAMTVQDITREVELNEAKSQFISNVSHELRTPLFNIKTYIETLHDYGENLSTEEQREFLATANNETDRLTRLVNDVLDLSRLESSCRIYHFEGVDLAQAIEQTLRNYQLNAKDKGIELIQQLEPELPQVFGHYDLLLQVFTNLVGNALKFTEQGGKVAIRAYKMEPASGDRIVSPQVRIEISDTGIGIDPEDQAAIFDRFFRVENRVHTLEGTGLGLSIVKNIMDKHHANIHLVSEVGVGTTFWFDLAVFQVHSNKTVGIPEVEISTENTIDTTAHVV, encoded by the coding sequence ATGTTAGCGCCGTTAAAAACAATCCGAGAAGCGATCGCCCGTTGGTGGTTTGAGTTAACTCTGCCAACTAAGTTGATGGCTGCTGCGACGCTGGTGGTTTCGTTAATTGTCAGTGGTTTCACTTTTTGGGCAGTTAACACGATTCAAGTGGATGCAAGGGTAAATGAAACCCGCTTCGGACGTGACTTGGGGTTGTTACTTGCTTCTAACGTTGCCCCTCTGGTAGCGGAGAATAATTACACCGAAGTCGCTCAGTTTTCTCAACGCTTCTACAGCAGCACTTCTAGCGTGCGCTACATGCTCTATGCCGACGAAGCAGGAAAAATCTTTTTTGGAATTCCTTTTTGGGAACCAGCCGTACAAAATTCACTGACAATTGAGCGCCGGATTCAGCTACCAGAAGATTACGCCGCTAATTCTGAATTGCCGATGGTGCGGCAACACCGAACGCCTGATGGGGAAGTCACGGATGTTTTCGTCCCGCTCAACCATGAAGGTAAATATTTGGGAGTATTAGCAATTGGAATCAACCCAAATCCTACAGTTGTCACCTCTTCCAATCTCACCCGCGATGTAACAATTGCTGTTTTCGTCTCAATTTGGGTCATGGTCATTTTGGGTGCTGTGTTTAATACTCTCATGATTACCAAACCCATCAAAGAGTTATTGACGGGTGTGAAAAACATTGCTGCTGGCAATTTTCAACAGCGGATCGATTTGCCTTTGGGAGGAGAACTCAAGGAATTGATTTTCAGCTTTAATGAAATGGCAGAACGTTTAGAGCGTTACGAGGAACAAAATATCGAAGAACTCACTGCCGAGAAAGCTAAATTAGAAACTTTAGTTTCTACTATTGCTGATGGTGCTATCCTACTTGACACCAATATGCAAGTGATTTTAGTCAATCCCACAGCACGACGGATTTTTGGCTGGGAAAATGGAGAGGTCATTGGAGATAGCGTCTTAAATCATCTACCAATCTCAGTGCAAGCAGAATTAAATCGCCCTTTATACAAAATAGCAAGGGGAGAAAGCGAAAGTGCAGAGTTTAGAATTCCGCTTTCTCAGCCAACTATGCGTACGATTCGGATTCTTCTGACTACCGTTCTCGACCAACATCGAGAAAGTATTAAGGGAATTGCTATGACAGTGCAAGACATTACTCGCGAAGTCGAACTGAATGAGGCGAAAAGCCAATTTATTAGCAACGTCTCTCACGAGTTACGCACGCCTTTGTTTAATATCAAGACTTATATTGAAACCCTTCACGACTACGGTGAAAACCTCAGCACCGAAGAACAGCGGGAATTTTTAGCAACTGCAAATAACGAAACCGATCGCCTCACTCGTTTGGTTAATGATGTCTTAGACTTATCTCGTTTAGAATCTTCTTGTCGGATTTATCATTTTGAAGGGGTAGATTTAGCACAAGCAATCGAACAAACTTTACGAAATTATCAGTTGAATGCTAAAGACAAAGGAATTGAATTAATTCAGCAACTCGAACCCGAACTACCACAAGTTTTCGGACATTACGACTTATTGCTTCAAGTATTCACTAATTTAGTTGGCAACGCGCTTAAATTTACTGAGCAAGGTGGAAAAGTAGCAATCCGTGCGTATAAAATGGAGCCTGCAAGCGGCGATCGCATTGTCTCTCCCCAAGTAAGAATTGAAATCTCAGATACGGGAATTGGTATCGATCCAGAGGATCAAGCAGCTATTTTCGATCGCTTTTTCCGCGTGGAAAACCGCGTACACACTTTAGAAGGAACTGGGTTAGGACTTTCTATTGTGAAAAATATTATGGACAAGCATCACGCCAATATTCATTTAGTCAGCGAGGTTGGTGTAGGGACAACTTTCTGGTTCGATCTAGCAGTCTTTCAAGTACATAGTAACAAGACTGTTGGCATACCAGAAGTAGAAATTTCAACTGAAAATACAATTGATACAACCGCTCATGTAGTTTAA